CATGCAATTACTTTGCGGCATAAATGGGGGTATTTGATGGCAATTTTCAAGGCAGTATTTCCACCGTTGCTAAAACCCAGAAAATCGGCCTTATCAATGCCGAGGTTGTTAAGTAGCATTGCAATATCGTCTGCATCTTGTTCAAACGAAATGCCGGTATTTCTGTCGTCCGTTCTTCCGTGTGCCTGCAACTCAACACCAATCACCTGATGATTTTTACTTAACAAAGGCAAAATTCGGCCAAAAGAGGTTTCTATAGTAGATCCGCCTCCGTGAATGAGAACCATTGGTTTCCCTTGTCCGTAAATTTCATAATACATTTGAATGTCGTTCACTTCCGAATAGTCTTTTTTAAACGGAACCATATCAGGGATTGGTTGATCTGCCATATTTTTACCGGTATTGGTTTTAAGAGAGAAACAGGCCTGTAAAACAAGATTTGTACAAACAATAACCGTAATTATCAGGAACTGCTTAATTATTTTGTTACTTCTGCACATAAAAGGATTAAAATGATCCCCACAACGAGATTGGCAAGTTGATGGATTGGCTTGACACAAAGGGGAAACTCTCATAGTTTTAAAACGGAGCCGTTATGATGGTTTTCTAAGACAACTAAAGGATAAAAAAACACCCAATCAACAAACTACTTCGAACCTGATTTGTAAAAAACTGAAATCAATAAAGCAATACCTACAACCACATCCACAATATTCCAAAGCTCACGCCCAAGCGCTATTTTAAAAAAGGGCTGAAACAACAGTGCCAAAGCGACGTAAATTATCATTTCGGCCGGTCTTTTATTTTCGTTTGCCCGAAATGCAAGCACGACAAATCCAATCATGCCGGCCAACCGCACTAACTGATAATATCCATAAGGCATATCTGCCAAACAGAGAAAAAAAAGTGCCGCCAACGAAATTTTGATTTTATTTTCCATGAACAGCAAAATTAAAATAATTGAACAAGATGGGCAATTGCCCACAAAAAAAAGCCGTTGCAATTCGCAACGGCTTGAAACACATGAACAAAAACAAAACTACTTGCCTATCTGACCATAATCGTAGCAGGATCACTCCATTCGCTATATCCTTTGCTGTTAACGCTTCTCACCTGTACCCAGATGTTTTTGGAAGGGGTAAGACCACTGATTAACATATTGGTAGAAGTACTTGCTGATAGTTGAACCCAACGGGCATCGGGACCAAAATCATCTTCTGTGTAGCGAAGTTCATACACAACGGCAAACTCAACTTTGTTTACTTTAGCAATAACACTACCGCTAAGTGGTCCATCGGAAAGTCTGAGGTTTTGTGGAATTTCGGGCAGCGGGCGGGGATTTAACGGGCCGCCATAAATATCAAAACCGGAGCTGAGCATGATTGCTTCATTGTTAGCAGAATTGTCTTCTACATAACTTGCGAGCAAACGCAATCCTTCAATCAACGAAGCCCTTTCCTGATTTTTAATGGCAGTCAATGTTTTACCTCCACCGGCAGCATTGGCATAAGCCGTTTCAAAATTGTTCAACAAGGTAGTAATGGCCGCCAAAGTGGGACTTGGCGTAGCAAAATTTGGATTTCCCGTCAAAGCTGCCAACAATGCCTGAACGAAGGTAATGAGCAGCGAATCGGCGTAATACACAAAGGCAACAGAAATTCTTAAAAGGTTCATAGAAAAATAATTTAGGGGGTTAAAAAAGTGAAAAAATAAAAAAATGGATTTTTTGGTCGGCCGAACCTAAAAACTAATCATTTTGTCTGTTTGCTACTTAAAACGACAATAAGAGCCAAAAAGTTGCATAAGGTTTAAAATTTTGCAAAAAAACTTTGAAATAATTTAGCGTAATGCTAAAATATTTGATTAACGATTTTTTTGGTGCTTTTGTACGTATGTGAGGAAGCCGGAAACTCCGGTCAATAGCTGATGTGCTACGAAAGACTCCGTATTGAGCAAAATGATCTACTATCATTCATGAAACGGGTGATACCAAGAGAATGGAACATTCATTCAACAAGCTCAATACATCTGTCCTGATGGCAGTTTTAACTAACAACCTTAAAATTACCAGAAGTATATGCACAAACTCCCAATATCCTCACCCAAACATTACAAACACCGGTCAAAATACCGGCATACCATGCTAATAAAACTTGTTTTTTTGACTGTTTATGCCAATCCTAAGCTGTGAATAAACGACCCTTTCACAGCTATTTCTATTACAAGCTGCTTTTACAAAATCGGAAAGACCACAAAAAACCAAAAGCCATTCATTGAAGACTTTTTTGGTGCTGAATTGGTACTTGGCGGTTTTAAAGCAGTTTTGCAACAATTACCCTCGTTAGTTGCTGCCAAAATTAGCGTAGTAAGTAAACGGGAAATTAAACATTATAATCCACTCATTACCAAACATGGTAAATTTCCCTGGATCCCGATAAATACAATTCATGATAACCTTGCATTTTCTCTTTCATCTTCTTCATTTCTTCGGTATCTTCCCTATACATTTTAAATCGCCCTTCATAGGCGGTAAGGCTATCATATTTTGTTTGTAATATGACACGATTAAACTCTCCGGTTACGTCGGTCATAACATTTAAGAATTCCGGTATTTCACCCATCACTTCTTTGAAGAGATTAGCAAGCTTCGAAGCATTTCCTGGTTTGCAGATAAAAGTTTCTTGAACAATAATCATGTCGGTAATTTTTAATGGTTAAAAATAGATATTTACCGGTTGAAGCAAACGTTACTCATTCTCGTGTTGCACAACTCAAAGATAATCCAAAGCATCTATATGCACAAGCCGGTAAAATTTTTTTTAAAAATCAGGAGGAGCAAATAAAAATTTGCATCTTTTAAACAGCAAAACACAGGAAACTGCAAGCAACATCAATAGCTGACAGCCCACCAATCAGCAAAGGCTTTTTATGAAAGGGCTTATTAAAATTTGGTCATTGCGGTTTTTTGAGTGGTTGTGCTACAGTTTCCGCAGTTGGTAGTTCATCCTTTTGTTTTGTATGGAAGTTTATGGTTCATTTTTAATTTGTCTGAAATAATCTTCAATAGTTTTTAAGCCGGGATACATAGTCCTTAGCTGTTTGATGTCCGCCTTAAATACAGGGTTACGATACCAAATAAACATTTTTTTTACTTCCGGCATCATAATCATCATTATAAATTTCCAAAAAGCAGATCTTTTCGGTTCGGCATTAAATACTTTCTTGTATGCCGCATAAAGTTGAGAATATGTTACCTCATCACCGGCAATATCTATCGTCTTGTTTAAATATTGTTCCGGGTACAAGAATGCATTTGCGGCAAACCAACCAATGTCCTCTGTTGAAATCATTTGAAGAGTTGTTTTGTCGCCAAGCGTTGATGGTAGAATTTCCCAATGAAAAGCCGCTCCCTGATCGCTTGGATTCAAGTTGTCCATGAAGTAAACAGCACGGAGAAAAGTGTATGGAAGTCCTGATGACGCGATATACTTCTCACACTCGTATTTTGTCATGAAGTGAGCAAGGTTAGGGTTGTCATCACACCGCGCAATTGAAGCAAACACATAATGCTGCACGCCGTGTTTTTTAGCAAGGTCTGTCAGGTTTTTGTTTTGTAAAATCTCCTTTTTTCCGGTCCCAAACTCCCAAAAATTTGTTACGGCAAAAATTCCGTAAACACCTTTTACTGCCTGTTCAAGAGAGTTCATATCGTTGAGGTTGCCTTTAATCACCTCAACTCCCTGTTTGCGCAATGCTTCAGCACGGGGACTGTCAGGTTTTCTTGTGAGTGCCCTCACTTTAACCCCCGAAGTCAGCAGGTGTCTGACAGCAGCTCCACCTTGTTTACCTGTGGCTCCTGTTACGAGTATAATTTTGTCTTGTAATGTTGACATTTTATTTGTTTTTTAAATTTATTGTCAGTTAATTTTTTTCTGCCGGTTTAAAGTTTGCTCGGGGCCATCATAGGTTGCCTGCAACGTAATTCCAACTATGATTTAATTTTGAACCACACATGATTGGTTAATGTCTTTAAATTGGGGTGGGTTATTTTTGACAATGTAATGGTATATCCTTATTACCTTAGTAAAATATGTAACAAGTAAACTCACAAACCTTATTACCTAATTTAAATGAAAGTATAAAAAAGGAATGTATGCACTTCGGACTATAAGGTAATAAGGTTTTTTTGGTTGTGTATTTAGTTGGTTACTAAGGTAATAAGGTGGTGATAAAAACAAACTACTCGGCTTGTCACCTAAAAGAGTGCAGCCTTTTTCCATTATTCTGAACAGGCTAAGTCAACTATTTAAGTCATCCACAGACATTTAATACCAATTATGATTTGATTTTGCACCACACATGATTAGTTAAAGTCTTTAAATTGGGTGGATTATTTTTGACAATGTAATGGTATAATTCCATCTATCAAACTTCTGGAATGCCATAGAAAGGCTCAAATTAAAGCCAAATATAAGCGATTTAGGCAACGTTTATATCAATTGTGCTTTGAAAGGGGAGAAAATTGCATGCTCCAATTGGGGGAAAATACAGTCTTAAATATGTTGACTTTTCGGAAAAACAAACAAGCGCGCCCTTCGAGGGGCTTTATATCACTTACCTACATTTTGCAAGTGTATTTCCGGCATCGGGTAAAAAGGGTTAGGAGCAAGAGAATTTCAGTGTGTTTTGAGTAGTTGTGCGGTAAATACCCTTGTTGTCGGTAGTTTTTCTATTCCAGGTATATTTCTCCGATTAAAT
This is a stretch of genomic DNA from Sphingobacteriales bacterium. It encodes these proteins:
- a CDS encoding fibronectin type III domain-containing protein; protein product: MNLLRISVAFVYYADSLLITFVQALLAALTGNPNFATPSPTLAAITTLLNNFETAYANAAGGGKTLTAIKNQERASLIEGLRLLASYVEDNSANNEAIMLSSGFDIYGGPLNPRPLPEIPQNLRLSDGPLSGSVIAKVNKVEFAVVYELRYTEDDFGPDARWVQLSASTSTNMLISGLTPSKNIWVQVRSVNSKGYSEWSDPATIMVR
- a CDS encoding NmrA/HSCARG family protein, producing MSTLQDKIILVTGATGKQGGAAVRHLLTSGVKVRALTRKPDSPRAEALRKQGVEVIKGNLNDMNSLEQAVKGVYGIFAVTNFWEFGTGKKEILQNKNLTDLAKKHGVQHYVFASIARCDDNPNLAHFMTKYECEKYIASSGLPYTFLRAVYFMDNLNPSDQGAAFHWEILPSTLGDKTTLQMISTEDIGWFAANAFLYPEQYLNKTIDIAGDEVTYSQLYAAYKKVFNAEPKRSAFWKFIMMIMMPEVKKMFIWYRNPVFKADIKQLRTMYPGLKTIEDYFRQIKNEP